A window of Thermodesulfovibrionales bacterium genomic DNA:
TACACCCTCAACATCATACCCCTGCTCCCTGAGGAGATATGCGGCTACTGAAGAGTCGACCCCCCCGCTCATCCCAACAATTACCTTCCCCTTATAATTCATAAACTTCGGTCCGCGGACTCACAACGAATAAATATAGAGGGTTCTTGACATATAACGAGACCTTGAACTCTCATCATTAATGCCCCAAAACTGGTAGCTTAATAGCAAAGTTATACTTTATGATATCGTTGTAATAACTTAATTATATGTTATTTATTGCAAAGAGTGGCGGAAATAGCGCCCTTCCCTGCCTCCCTTCTCACAATCCTGAAGTCTTCTCTGTCCTATCCCGCCTCTATCTCCGCTCCCTCCACTTCGGGATCGGATAAATGTACTTCTGACTTGCATACTGGGCAGGCCATATTGTTTCATGCTCGCCCTTGTTAACCTGCCTTACGTAGGTATCTATAAAATTCTGGTTCTGATAGCCCTCCTTGTCCTCGAACTTAACAGGGCCAAAGGCAGTCTCCATATTTGTTGCCTTCAACGAAGCTCGGATATCTTCAGTCGAAGGTGATGAAGAGTGCTTTGCCCTCTCGATGGCGTCTTTTACGACGTAAAGGGCCGAATATGCAGCGGCTCCATGATAGGACGGATACTCACCGTACTTCTCCTTAAATTTCCTGGCAAATTCCTTCGCCCCCCTGAATTTCAGCTGAGGACTCCAGAGCGTTGCGGTGACAACGTACTCGGCAGCATCCTTTGCGTTGTCAACAAATTCAGGGATGTCAAACCCAGCAGCTCCGCCTGCAAAGAGCTTTGCGTCAATCCTCAATTCCTTTATCTGTCTCATCAGGAGCGATGCATCCATCACATAAGAAACCATATAGATCACATCAGGATTGGCAGCCTTCACCTTTGAGAGTATCGGCTTGAAATCAACAGCGCCTTTCTCGTATTTTTCATAGACAAGGACCTTAATGCCTGCCTTTTCCGCATTCTTCACCATGTCCTTTGCACTCGACGTTCCGAAGTCTGAACTCTCATAAAGAATCGCCATGGTCGAAGGCTTCACAACGTCCTTAAAGAAAGACATGAGCCCGTCGGCATAGTGCGCATTGACGGGGTTCAGACGAAAAACGTATTTGTACTTCTGCTGCGTTATTTCGTCGGCCGCACTCGCGACGACGAGGTAGGGCGTCTTCCTCTCCTCAGCCACCGCTGCCACAGCCTTTGCGCAGGCCGACGTATATTCCCCGACAATGATGGGCTGCTTCTTGACATCGATAAGTTTCTCCACAATCGCCCTTGCAATATCGGGTTTGCCCTGTGAATCTTCAAACTCGAGATCAAGTCTTCTGCCTTTGATCCCGCCCTTTGCGTTGATCTCCTCTGCCGCTATCTGGTAAGAACGTTTCTGCATCTCGCCGAACTTCGCCTGACCTCCGGTAAGAGGAAGGGGGATGCTAAGTTTCAACGGTTCAGCGCCAAAGAGATTGACCGCAAAGAGGGTCAGAGCAAAGACCACGATCACAGCTATTGAGATACGTCTCATCACTACCTCCAGCGATTTAATTTATTAAACGCCTTATAAATTATTCTAATCGATGCATCTGTCCCTTTGCAATGAACCCTCGATCGTGGATTCCCTTCTGCACCTACAGGCGCGTCTTTCCGTCATTCATCGGCGACCGCTCCTTTCATGCATGAACCCGTTCAGATCATTGCTCATCCCCAAAAAAGACGAGAAGGAATATGTTGACCATCTGACGCGCACAAAGTAAAATGAATGGAGGATTTCAAGAGAGAACGTTTCCAGGAGGTGTGGAATGCCGATTCTTGAGTATTCAGGTATGAAGATTTTTGTCGACGATGAGGGGTATCTCTCAAACATGAATGACTGGACGGAAACCGTCGCCTGCGCACTGGCAGAGAGGGAGGGAGTGGACGAGCTTACAAAAGAGCGGATGGACATCATAAAGTTTATGAGGCAGTATTACATGCAATATAATGCCTTCCCCCTTTTACGCGGCGTCTGCATGAGGGTTCACCAGTCAAAGGATTGCTACAGTGACACCTTCATGGAACCTCTGAAGGCGTGGAAGATAGCCGGCCTCCCGAAACCGGACGAACATGTGATCGGTGAAATCATGGGCGAAGGCGGAGTGGTGTAGCAGCGACCACCTTCGATTGCAGCTCAGGTCCTTTCGTGATAAGCTTTGAATAAAGCCCTCATGAAAGGACTGAAAGGAGACTATTATGGGGTACTATCTGGTGCAAGCGGCGTATACTGCAGAGGCCGCAGCTGACCTGGTCAAGCATCCTCAGAATCGCCGCGAGGCTGTGCAGAAGGCCGTCGAGAAACTTGGAGGCAACCTTGAGGGTTTCTGGTTTGCTTTTGGCGATTACGATGTGGTGCTTGTCTGTCAGATGCCTGATAATGTAAGTGCGGCAGCCTTTTCCATGGCCGTCTCTGCAGGAGGCGCGCTGAGAGCCGCCAAAACCACGCCCCTTCTGACAGCAGAGGAAGGGATCGAAGCGATGAAGAAGGCTGGAAAGTCGAGGTACGAGCCGCCCCAATAAGGCTGCCTGTCTGTCTTTTCTTTCAGATCTTATGCGCGTTTGATCGCCTTCTGTTTCAACCAAGGCGTTTCTCGAAGACCTTTCGGAAATGATAGCCGTAGATCGAGAGGGTGACGGCCTGCGGAATAAGGCGGGGGCGGCTGAAGATGGTCCAGAGCAAAAGCCTCCAGTAGTAGAACCTCTCTTTTCCAATGATCCCCAGAAGAACGATAGACCTAAAGAATGCGCCGATATAGTTGCAACGGACATGGAACAACTTCTTCCCCGGGGGAATGTATTCCCTCAGGAATGTTCTGACCCTTTCATAATAGTGCTTTGGAGAATACAGAGTGCTGAGGACCTTTTTGTAGCCGTTGATCAGCAGATCATAGTCCATCCTAGGAATAAAATTAGTCGCGAAATCCGTATTGTTCCCCGAGGTCTCTTTCAGCAGCCGCTGCTCCTTCTTGAGCCTCTCAAAGAGCTGCGTGCGCGGAAGGGCGATGAGGATGCCGACCATGGCGGTAACGACCCCGCTTTTCTGGATGAACCTGATCTGGGTGTCAAAAATCGTTGGAGGGTCGTTGTCGAAACCTACGATGAATCCTCCCTGCACCTCGAGACCGGACTT
This region includes:
- a CDS encoding ABC transporter substrate-binding protein, which codes for MRRISIAVIVVFALTLFAVNLFGAEPLKLSIPLPLTGGQAKFGEMQKRSYQIAAEEINAKGGIKGRRLDLEFEDSQGKPDIARAIVEKLIDVKKQPIIVGEYTSACAKAVAAVAEERKTPYLVVASAADEITQQKYKYVFRLNPVNAHYADGLMSFFKDVVKPSTMAILYESSDFGTSSAKDMVKNAEKAGIKVLVYEKYEKGAVDFKPILSKVKAANPDVIYMVSYVMDASLLMRQIKELRIDAKLFAGGAAGFDIPEFVDNAKDAAEYVVTATLWSPQLKFRGAKEFARKFKEKYGEYPSYHGAAAYSALYVVKDAIERAKHSSSPSTEDIRASLKATNMETAFGPVKFEDKEGYQNQNFIDTYVRQVNKGEHETIWPAQYASQKYIYPIPKWRERR
- a CDS encoding TusE/DsrC/DsvC family sulfur relay protein, which produces MPILEYSGMKIFVDDEGYLSNMNDWTETVACALAEREGVDELTKERMDIIKFMRQYYMQYNAFPLLRGVCMRVHQSKDCYSDTFMEPLKAWKIAGLPKPDEHVIGEIMGEGGVV
- a CDS encoding GYD domain-containing protein, yielding MGYYLVQAAYTAEAAADLVKHPQNRREAVQKAVEKLGGNLEGFWFAFGDYDVVLVCQMPDNVSAAAFSMAVSAGGALRAAKTTPLLTAEEGIEAMKKAGKSRYEPPQ